In the Oryza glaberrima chromosome 6, OglaRS2, whole genome shotgun sequence genome, one interval contains:
- the LOC127776817 gene encoding T-complex protein 1 subunit gamma, producing MALNAPVLVLKDSLKRESGTKVHHANIQAAKAVADIIRTTLGPRSMLKMLLDASGGIVVTNDGNAILREIDIAHPAAKSMIELSRTQDEEVGDGTTSVIVLAGEMLHVAEAFIDKHYHPTVICRAYTKALEDALAVLDKIAMHVDVNDRAAMLGLVKSSIGTKFTGQFGDLIADLAIDATTTAGVDLGQGMREVDIKKYIKVEKVPGGQLEDSRVLKGVMFNKDVVAPGKMRRKIVNPRIILLDCPVEYKKGENQTNAELMKEEDWQVLLEMEEEYIKNLCAQILKFKPDLVVTEKGLSDLAIHYLSKAGVSAIRRLRKTDNNRIAKACGAVIVNRPEELQESDVGTRAGLFEVKKIGDEFFTFIVDCKDPKACTVLLRGASKDVLNEVERNLQDAMSVARNILKNPKLLPGGGATELTVSAALKQKSSSVEGVEKWPYEAAALAFEAIPRTLAQNCGLNVIRIMTQLQGKHANGENAWVGIDGRSGDIVDMKERKIWDSYSVKAQTFKTAIEAACMLLRIDDIVSGIKKKQAPGASAPKQPQIEQEGDADNEQMIPE from the exons ATGGCATTGAACGCCCCCGTCCTCGTGCTGA AGGACTCGCTGAAGCGGGAGTCCGGCACGAAGGTTCACCATGCCAACATCCAGGCCGCCAAG GCTGTGGCAGACATCATCCGTACTACACTCGGTCCTCGGTCCATGTTGAAGATGCTTCTGGATGCTTCTGGAG GTATTGTGGTTACTAATGATGGCAATGCTATATTGCGAGAAATAGATATTGCACATCCTGCTGCCAAG TCTATGATTGAGCTAAGCCGTACACAGGATGAAGAAGTTGGTGATGGCACAACATCTGTCATTGTTTTAG ctgGTGAGATGCTCCATGTTGCAGAAGCATTCATTGATAAGCACTACCACCCAACTGTTATTTGCCGAG CATACACCAAAGCTCTTGAGGATGCTTTAGCTGTCCTTGACAAAATTGCAATGCATGTTGACGTGAATGACC GTGCTGCTATGCTAGGGCTAGTGAAGAGCTCTATTGGTACAAAATTCACGGGTCAGTTTGGTGACCTTATTGCT GACCTTGCTATTGATGCTACTACAACAGCAGGTGTTGACCTAGGTCAAGGTATGCGTGAAGTTGATATCAAGAAATATATCAAAGTGGAGAAGGTTCCTGGTGGTCAGTTAGAGGATTCACGGGTTCTTAAAGGAGTTATGTTCAATAAAGATGTTGTAGCTCCTGGAAAAATGAGAAGGAAGATAGTCAACCCCCGCATTATCCTTCTGGATTGCCCTGTTGAGTACAAGAAAGGAGAAAACCAGACCAATGCTGAACTGATGAAGGAAGAAGATTG GCAGGTTCTGCTAGAGATGGAGGAAGAATACATAAAGAACCTCTGTGCGCAGATTTTAAAATTCAAGCCTGATTTAGTTGTCACAGAGAAAGGTCTCAGTGATCTTGCTATCCATTACCTAAGCAAGGCTGGTGTTAGTGCAATTCGTAGGCTAAGGAAGACTGATAACAACAGGATTGCTAAGGCTTGTGGAGCAGTCATAGTGAACAGGCCAGAGGAGCTTCAAGAATCGGATGTTGGAACAAGAGCTGGCCTCTTTGAGGTCAAGAAGATAGGTGATGAATTCTTTACCTTCATTGTCGACTGCAAAGATCCCAAGGCATGCACTGTTCTTTTGAGGGGAGCAAGCAAGGATGTCCTGAATGAGGTTGAGAGGAACCTTCAG GATGCCATGTCTGTTGCAAGGAACATTTTGAAAAACCCAAAACTTTTACCTGGAGGTGGTGCTACCGAGCTGACTGTATCAGCAGCACTGAAGCAAAAGAGTTCTTCAGTTGAAGGTGTAGAAAAG TGGCCCTATGAAGCTGCTGCTTTAGCATTTGAAGCAATTCCAAGAACTTTGGCTCAAAATTGTGGGTTGAATGTCATCAGGATAATGACACAACTCCAGGGAAAG CATGCAAATGGTGAAAATGCGTGGGTTGGCATTGACGGAAGGAGCGGTGACATTGTTGACATGAAAGAGCGGAAG ATCTGGGATTCTTACAGTGTCAAGGCACAAACGTTCAAGACAGCTATCGAGGCAGCTTGCATGCTTCTTAGGATCGACGACATCGTCAGCGGTATCAAGAAGAAGCAGGCTCCTGGAGCCTCAGCTCCTAAACAGCCTCAGATCGAACAGGAGGGTGACGCGGACAATGAGCAGATGATCCCAGAGTAG
- the LOC127775546 gene encoding E3 ubiquitin-protein ligase EL5-like, translating into MCALCQGHRNSSRASAAAAAAAAAAAAQSRPPPQMRSGGDGGDDGGGGERQLGRSSASPSAPPWPTALVPAFTYSRSVRRNVGGDDGEEEETAAAAAACSVCLGAFQLGETVRLLPACLHLYHAECIDPWLDAHTTCPLCRSDTGDPSPVDAGRIPPV; encoded by the coding sequence ATGTGCGCCCTGTGCCAGGGCCACCGCAACAGCAGCCGCGCatcagccgcagccgccgccgccgccgccgccgccgcggctcaaTCGCGACCGCCACCGCAGATGCGCAGTGGTGGAgatggtggcgacgacggcggcggcggcgagcggcagctcGGCAGGTCGAGCGCTAGCCCCagcgcgccgccgtggcccACCGCCCTCGTCCCGGCGTTCACGTACAGCCGGTCGGTGAGGCGCAAcgtgggcggcgacgacggcgaggaggaggagacggcggcggcggcggcggcgtgctcggTGTGCCTGGGCGCGTTCCAGCTCGGGGAGACGGTGCGGCTGCTGCCGGCGTGCCTCCACCTGTACCACGCCGAGTGCATCGACCCGTGGCTGGACGCGCACACCACGTGCCCGCTCTGCCGCTCCGACACCGGCGACCCATCGCCGGTGGACGCCGGCCGGATACCGCCGGTGTAG
- the LOC127775349 gene encoding RING-H2 finger protein ATL39-like → MPCLPEFLSSPSPGIIIIITTTMRLEMSPDNLLFFCSVAASAAAGFCLFSLYRRLARRCHHHHVAPAGGSEEEEERRRLTAVASGLPAFTYDRLVRHSGKGASWTECAVCLGVIHVGAMVKLLPACAHIYHVDCIDLWLSSHPTCPLCRCRVDHPGQGQETARQLAQLSPA, encoded by the coding sequence ATGCCATGCCTACCTGAATTCTTGAGCTCACCCTCTCccggcatcatcatcatcatcaccaccaccatgcgCCTCGAGATGTCACCCGacaacctcctcttcttctgctccgtcgcggcgtcggcggccgctgGATTCTGCCTCTTCTCGCTGTACCGGCGGCTCGCGCGGcggtgccaccaccaccacgtggCGCCTGCCGGAGGatcggaagaggaggaggagcgccggcGGCTGACCGCGGTGGCCTCCGGCCTCCCGGCGTTCACGTACGACCGGCTGGTCCGGCACAGCGGCAAGGGCGCGAGCTGGACGGAGTGCGCCGTCTGCCTCGGCGTCATCCATGTCGGCGCCATGGTGAAGCTGCTGCCGGCGTGCGCCCACATCTACCACGTCGACTGCATCGACCTGTGGCTGTCCTCCCACCCGACGTGCCCCCTCTGCCGGTGCAGGGTTGATCATCCTGGGCAGGGGCAGGAGACGGCCAGGCAGCTTGCCCAGCTTTCCCCAGCATAG
- the LOC127775348 gene encoding PLASMODESMATA CALLOSE-BINDING PROTEIN 5-like: MPAASSPLPLPLLLLLLLAVAGAGAAGAGPGVGVSGGGQLWCVAKNNADDAALQAAVDWACGPAGGADCRAIQQGGACYDPPDLLAHASYAFNDYFLRAGGAPAAPAACDFSGAAALTALNPSHGSCVFPSSTSPKNGSFTGTTTYGPAGADLSKSSSRQLNFWSLLLCICLSVTFFDAFPSDTFS; the protein is encoded by the exons atgcccgccgcctcctcgcctcttcccctcccccttctcctcctcctccttctcgccgtcgccggcgccggcgccgcgggtgCGGGGCCGGGGGTGGGGGTGAGCGGCGGGGGGCAGCTGTGGTGCGTGGCGAAGAACAACGCGGACGACGCGGCGCTGCAGGCGGCGGTGGACTGGGCGTGCGGCCCCGCGGGGGGTGCCGACTGCCGCGCCATCCAGCAGGGCGGCGCCTGCTACGACCCGCCCGACCTCCTCGCCCACGCCTCCTACGCCTTCAACGACtacttcctccgcgccggcggcgcccccgccgcccccgccgcctgcgacttctccggcgccgccgccctcaccgcCCTCAACCCCA gCCATGGCAGCTGCGTGTTTCCTTCCAG CACATCTCCAAAAAATGGCAGCTTCACAGGAACAACAACTTATGGTCCAGCTGGTGCAGATTTAAGCAAAAGTTCTTCCAGGCAACTGAATTTCTGGTCATTGTTGTTATGCATATGTCTGTCTGTAACATTTTTCGATGCCTTCCCTTCTGATACATTTTCATAA